TGTTGGAGAAGAAGCCGGTCGCCGCCTTGTTGGGTTTGCCCGGCCTGACGCAGATGGTCGGCAGGCGAATGCCGACGCCGTCGAAAAAGCCCCGGCGCGAGTAGTCGGTCAAAAGCAGTTCGTCGATCGCCTTCTGGGTGCCGTAGGAGGTCTGCGGCACCGTGTGGAAGTCATCCGTGATGGTCTCGGGGAACGGCCCGCGGAACACCCCGATGGAGGACGAGAACACCAGCCGCGGGGTGATGCCGGCATGGCGGATCGCCTCGAACAGTTTCAGCGTGCCATGCAGGTTGACCCGGTAGCCCTTGTCGAAATCGGCCTCGGCCTCGCCCGAGACGATCGCCGCGAGATGGAAGATCAGCTCCGGCCGGCCGGCGATCGCCGCTTCCGCCACGCCCGGATCGGCGAGGTCGCCGGTCGCCGCGCTCACCGGAAACGGCGCCGATATCAGCGCCGGTTCGACCACGTCGTGCAGCACGACCCCGGTAATCGGCCGGCCGCCGAGCGAGCCGATGGCGGCCAGCCGCTCGACCAGCTTGCGGCCGAGCATGCCGGCGCCGCCCAGGATGACAATGCGCATGTCGGGGGTTTCCTCTTGTCCGGTCCGGATCAAACCGCGGCGCGTCGTCGGCCGCGCCTCGTTCTCGCGCGATGATCGGTGCCCGTCACGGTTGCACAGCCGCCGCGCCAGTCAAGCCGCAAGCGCGCCGGCCATGTCAGGTCTGCTGCCCTGTCGGATTTTGATCCAGTCCCTGGCTGGCGCACGTAGAGACGATAAGATCGAAAAACGACCGGCAACAGGGATTCGGCTGTGCAACGCATCACGATCAGCATCGACGACGATCTCCTCGCGATGATCGACCGGCTCAGCGACCGGCGCGGATATACCAGCCGTTCCGAGGCGCTACGCGACATCGTGCGCGAGGCGGTGACCAGCGAGCAGGCCGCTTCCGAAGACGACACGCCGTGCATTGCCGCGCTGACCTATGTGTTCGAGCACCACACCCGTGACCTCGCCCGGCGCCTGACCGAGACGCAGCACGAACATCACGACCTGTCGGTCGCCTCCCTGCATGTCCATGTCGATCACCACGACTGCCTGGAGGTGGCGATCCTGAAAGGCAGCGTCAGCGCCGTCAGACGTTTCGCCGACGGCGTCGTCACCCAGCGTGGCGTCAGGCTCGGCAACCTGCAGATCATCCCGGTCGGGCACAGCCACGGCGTCGGCGATCATCCCCACGACCACGATCACGACTGATCGGCCACCCGCCGGTCAGATCGCGTCGCGCACCCGGGTCAGCGAGGCGTCGAGATGGCGGCCGATGACCTCGGCCAGCCGGTCGGCATCGCGCGCCGTCAGCGCCGCGACCATTTCTTCGTGCTCGGCAACCGCGCCGGCCCATTTCTGCGGCTCGCCATGGCCGATGAAGCGCGCTCGCTTGATCCGCGACTGCAGCATGGTGTGGGTCTCGGCCAGCACGGCATTGCCGGAGGCCTGTACGATGGCGCTGTGGATCGCCTGGTTGAGCTTGAAATATTCGAGCCGGTCGCGGCTCTGGTAGAAGCCGAGCATCCGCCGGTGCAGGTCGGCGATGGCCTCGATGGTGGCCTGGTCGGCCCGCGCGCAGGCGAGCCGGCCGCCCAGTTGTTCGATCGATTTCAGCACTTCCAGGATCTGGAACAGGTCCTGCTCGCTGAACCGCCGGACGATCGCGCCCTTGGCCGGCACGACCTCGACCAGGCCTTCGCTGGCGAGCGTCTTGATGGCTTCGCGCAGCGGCGTGCGCGACACGCCGAGGAGCGCGCCGACCTGCACCTCGTTGATCCGCGCGCCAGGCGCCAGCCGGCCCTCGATGATCATGTCGCGGACATGGCTGACCACCTCGCCATGCAGGGTGCGGCGGGTGATGCGGGTGATCTCGCCGAAGATTTCGGGTTCCGGCGGCGGCGTGCTGCCCTCAGGCGTTTCGCTCAATGGACCCTCTCCTCGACGGCTGTTCGCGGCGCCGGAGCGCTGCATGCCAAGCTTTAGCAGGCTGTCGCGGAAGTCTGTAGCGACACGACGTTCGGCGCGATGCAGGCGGCGTGGGAATTTGGCCGGGGGCAGTCGATGCGCGGGTCGGACGCGCGCTCCGGAGCGCTGTTTTCCGGCGCGGACCCGGATCTCCGGATCGGCATCGGAAATCCCGTTTGGCGACCGATGGACAAGACGGTCCGGCCCTGCCGCGATCGTCGCGGGAGGATTGGCAGATGAACTGAAAAAGTTCAAAGCCAGGGGCCTGTCGCCATGGGCTCATGATGGCGGGGGCGAAGGGCGCCGGCGGTCAGTGCCCGGCGCCGAGATAGGCTTCGCGAACTCTGGGATCCCGCATCAGTTCGCGCCCGGATCCCGACATGCTGATGCGCCCGGTTTCGAGAACATAACCACGGTCTGCAATGGCCAGGGCGAGGTTCGCCATCTGCTCGACCAACAGGATCGTCATCCCGCTGTCGCGCAGACGGGCAATCGCCCGGAAGATGTCCTTGATCACCAGCGGCGCCAAGCCGAGAGAGGGCTCGTCGAGCAGCAGCAGCCGCGGTCCCGCCATCAGCGCCCGGCCGATCGCGAGCATCTGCTGCTCGCCGCCCGACAGCGTGATCGCGACCTGGCTGCGCCGCTCGCCAAGCCGCGGGAAGAAGCGGAACTGCTCGTCGATCTCGCTGGCCAGGGCGGACGACGACAGCCGCCGCGCATAGGCGCCGAGCGCGAGATTGTCGATGACCGACTGGTTCGGGAAGACCTGCCGCCCTTCGGGCGATTGCGCGATCCCCGCCTGCACGCGCTTGTGCGGGGGCATCGTGGTGATATCGGCGCCTTCGAAACGGATGCGGCCGGCTTTCAGCGGTATCAGGCCCGAAATCGCCTTGAGAAGCGTCGACTTGCCCGCGCCGTTGGCGCCGACAATGGCGACGACATCGCCGCGCCGGACCTGGATCGAAGCGCCGCTGACCGCTTCGATCGGGCCATAGGACAGAGAGGCGTTGTCCAACTCCAACATCATGTCGCTCATGCCGGAACGCGCTCCGCCGGACGCGCCAGATCGGCGATCTCGTTGTCGTCGGCGCCAAGATAGGCTTCCACCACCCGGCGGTCGGCCTGCACCAGCGCCGGCTCGCCCTCGGCAATCTTCGCGCCATAGTCGAGCACCAGCACGTGGTCGGAAATGCGCATGACCAGATCCATATGATGTTCCACCAACAGGATGGTGAGCCCCTGATCGCGGATACGGAGCAGCAACTGGCCCAGTTCGGCCGTCTCCTGCGGGTTCAGCCCGGCCGCCGGCTCGTCGAGCAGCAGCAGAACCGGTTCGGTCGCCAGGGCGCGGGCCAGTTCCACCCGGCGCTGAAATCCGTAAGCGAGGCTGCCGGCGCGCATCCCGGCGACATCGGCCAGGTCGACGAAGCGAAGAATGTCGAACGCACGGGCCCGCGCCGCGGCCTCCTCCCGACCGCCCAGCCCGAACAGCGACCGGAAGAAGCCGTTCTTCATGCGGCTATGGCTGCCGAGCAGCACGTTGTCGAGAACCGTCAATTCCTTGAACAGCCGCAGGTTCTGGAACGTGCGGGCGATGCCGAGCTCGCAGATCCTGTAAGTTGGCCGACGGCTGAGATCGTGGCCGAGGAAGGCGATGCTGCCTTGATCCTTGCGAACGATGCCCGACAGCATGTTGATCATTGTGCTCTTGCCGGCGCCGTTCGGGCCGATGAGCGCGTGGATATGGCCGGCCTTCAACGAGAAGGTGATGTCGCGAGCCGGCTTGATGCCGCCATACGACTTGCAGACGTTCTCGGCGGTCATCACCGTGGCGCCGACCGCCAGCTCGTTCTTGCGGACGGGCAGCGATGCGGCGCCGGCCGGGCCTGGAACGGCCTTCCGGATCCCGGCGGCGGGCGCGAAAAGGCGATCCTTGAGGCTGGACAGCATGCCGGCTATCCCGCCCGGCATCGCATAGAGCGCGAAGAGGAGGAGCACGCCGTTGACCAGGTGCTCGATCCAGGTCCACCGCGCGAGCAGGCTCGACAGCAGGGTGAGGATGACCGCTCCGAGAAAGGGGCCGCCGAGCGAGCCGCTGCCGCCGAACAGCACCAGGAGCAGGATGAAGATCGACAGATGGAAGGTGACGAAGTCGGAATTGATATAGGCGTTCTGCTGGGCGACAAGCGCTCCGGCCAAACCGCAGGTCGCCGCTGCGATGACGAAGGCCAGCACCTTGTAGCGCACGACCGGAATGCCGACGGCGCTTGCGGCAACCTCATCGGCCTGGATCGAGCGGAAGGCCCGGCCGAAGCGGCCGACGAGAAGATTGCGAAGCAGCAGGTGCGTGATGAGACCGAGCGCGATGGTGAACCACACCCATTGCGACATGGTCAGCGCCTCGCCGCCGATGGTCGGCGGTTGCACGTCGTAGATGCCCATCGCACCGCCGAAGATCTCGGTCGCCTCGGTGACGAGCTTCTCGATCACGACGCCGAAGGCCAGCGTCACCATCGCCAGGCTGGGCCCGCGGACCCGCAGCGACGGCACCGCGATGAGCACGCCGCAGAGCGCCGAGATGAGTGTGGCCAGCACCAGGGCGACCCACCCGTTCATCCCGCCCGCCGTCGTCAGCAGCGCCGCCGAATAGGCGCCGGCCGCGAACAGTCCCGCCTGCCCCAGCGATTTCTGCCCGGCGTAGCCGAGCAGCACGTTCATACCCGAGGCGCAGATGAAATAGATGCCGATCGAGAACAGGATCCTGAGGTAGAAGTCGTTGGTCAGGAACGCGACCAGCAGCGCGGCGCAGATCGCAATGACGACGGCGAAAGCGATGTCCTTCATGACGTCATACCTTGTCGAGGGACTGGGCGCCAAACAGGCCGTTCGGCTTCACCGCGAGCACCAGAATGATCAGCACGAAAATCACGATCTCGCGCCATTGGGCATTCCAGAGGGCGACGCCGGACTCGAGCAGCCCCAGCATGAAGCCGCCGAGGATGCAGCCGCGCGGATTGTCAAGACCGCCGACAATCGCCCCGGAGAAGGCCTTGAGCGCGATCCCAAGGCCGAGGAACAGCGAGGCGGATGCGATCGGCGCGGCCAGGAGACCGGCAAGCCCGGCGAGTGCCGCGGAGAGCGCGAAGGCGCCGATCATCATGCTGGAGACGTCGATCCCCATCAGTGCCGCCGCCTGCGGATTGGCGGCAACCGCGCGCATGCCCTTGCCGACGCGGGTGCGGTGCATCAGCAAGTCCAGCCCGGCCATGAGGGCCAGCGCGACGACGAGGATGAGGATCTCTTGCGGCCGAACACCGGTTCCCGCGATGCGGATGACGTCGTCGCCGAGCGGCGACGGCAGGTTGACCGGCGCCGGTCCCCAGATGGCGAGGCCGATGCTCTGGAGGATGATGCCGAAGCCGATCGTGCTCATGACCCAGTTCATTCCGGTCTTGCCGGCGAAGGGCCGAACGGCGAGGACGAACAGCAGGATCCCGAGAACGCCGAACAGCAAGGTCACGACGACGGCGGCAACCGGATAGGTAAGGCCGTTCGACGTCGATGGCGGCAGCGAGCTGAAGGATATGGCCTCGCCGGCCGTCGTCGCGATGACATAGAGCACCGTCACCCCCAGAAAGGCTCCGATGCCGACAAACTCGCCCTGGCCGAAGTTCAGCGAATTCGTCGTGGTGAAGGTAATGCTGAAACTGAGCGCGATCAGGGCATAGACGCCGCCGATCGCCAGCCCGCTGACGAGGGCTTGCAACAGTGTAGAAGTCATTGGCGTCACGCCTCCCACGCAATGCAAAGCCGCCCGGCGAACCGGGTGAGGCTCCGACCGCGAAATCCTTGATGTCGGTGAACGGGCCGGCGGCTGCGGCCCCAGGAACTCAGCGGCACCCGGTCGGTTGCCTGCAGGCCGCCTGCCCGACCGTCAGCCCTTGAAGTCTTCCGGCTTCAGCGACGCCACCACCGCGTCCGTATAGGCCGCGAGTTTGCCGCCCCGCCAGCAGGTCCATTTCTGGTCGGCCGGACCGAGCGCCTCGTGCCGCTCGCGCGTGAACGACGGGTGATAGGTCTTGGCAATGCCTTCGTAAGGTTTCTTCGGGTTCTCGAGCGCCTCGCGGAGGCCCGACCCTTCGGTCGACCCTGCCTGTGCGATCGCGATGGCGACCAGTTGGGCCGCGTCATAGGCATGGACTGCGAAGGCAAAGGACGAGGCATTGTCGAGCTTCGGCAGCATCCGGTCGAAGAAGGCCTGCTGGTGCGGCGTGCGATCCTCCGACACCGTCTGCAGGAAGATCGGTTTCTCGGCCAGGACCGGGCCCGCGGTATTCACGAAACTGAGGTTGAGGGCCGCCCAACTGGTCAGGATCGTCGGGAAATAGCCGATCTTGTCCATGCTGCGCAGAAGCTGGCCGGTCGGCGTGCCTTGCGCCCAGATCAAAACGGTGTCCACCCCGGCGTCACGCAGCTTGCTGAGTTGTGAGGTCATGTCGGTGTCGGCGACGCCGAACTTCCCGCTCGCGGCCGGCCTGATGCCCTGCGCTTCCGCGACCTCCTCGAGGTCCTTGAGCCCGGCTTGACCATAACCCGTGGTCTCGGTCAGGAAGCCGATGACCTTGGTCGTGGGGTTCTTGCGGGCATAGGTGGTCAGCGCCACGACCTGAAAGCGGTCGACGCTGCCGACACGGAACATATAGTTGTCGGCCGACGGGCTGGTCGGCTTGGTGATGTCCGTCGCGGACGCCAGGCAGCCGACGACCGGGATCTTCTTGCGATTGGGGATATGCTTCCAGGCAAGGGCATTGCCGGAATTGGTCGGGCCGAACACCGCCACCACGCGTTCGTTGTCGATCAGCTCGCTCATGTTGTGGATCGACTTGGGCGGCTGCGAAAGGTCGTCGCGAACCACCAGGGTCAGCTTCCGGCCGAGTACGCCGCCCTTGGCGTTCAGATCGTCGAGCGCCGCCTGGATTCCGACGATGGCCGCGCGGC
This portion of the Phreatobacter stygius genome encodes:
- the denD gene encoding D-erythronate dehydrogenase, coding for MRIVILGGAGMLGRKLVERLAAIGSLGGRPITGVVLHDVVEPALISAPFPVSAATGDLADPGVAEAAIAGRPELIFHLAAIVSGEAEADFDKGYRVNLHGTLKLFEAIRHAGITPRLVFSSSIGVFRGPFPETITDDFHTVPQTSYGTQKAIDELLLTDYSRRGFFDGVGIRLPTICVRPGKPNKAATGFFSNIIREPLAGHAAVLPVGDEVGMWHASPRAAVGFLIHAASLASGLIGPRRNITMPGVSCTVGDQIAALRAIAGDAVVARIRREPDPTIQRIVSGAAWKFTPKRALDLGFTADRDFAGIIEAHIADELGGRIMA
- a CDS encoding ABC transporter ATP-binding protein, translating into MLELDNASLSYGPIEAVSGASIQVRRGDVVAIVGANGAGKSTLLKAISGLIPLKAGRIRFEGADITTMPPHKRVQAGIAQSPEGRQVFPNQSVIDNLALGAYARRLSSSALASEIDEQFRFFPRLGERRSQVAITLSGGEQQMLAIGRALMAGPRLLLLDEPSLGLAPLVIKDIFRAIARLRDSGMTILLVEQMANLALAIADRGYVLETGRISMSGSGRELMRDPRVREAYLGAGH
- the nikR gene encoding nickel-responsive transcriptional regulator NikR, which produces MQRITISIDDDLLAMIDRLSDRRGYTSRSEALRDIVREAVTSEQAASEDDTPCIAALTYVFEHHTRDLARRLTETQHEHHDLSVASLHVHVDHHDCLEVAILKGSVSAVRRFADGVVTQRGVRLGNLQIIPVGHSHGVGDHPHDHDHD
- a CDS encoding GntR family transcriptional regulator yields the protein MSETPEGSTPPPEPEIFGEITRITRRTLHGEVVSHVRDMIIEGRLAPGARINEVQVGALLGVSRTPLREAIKTLASEGLVEVVPAKGAIVRRFSEQDLFQILEVLKSIEQLGGRLACARADQATIEAIADLHRRMLGFYQSRDRLEYFKLNQAIHSAIVQASGNAVLAETHTMLQSRIKRARFIGHGEPQKWAGAVAEHEEMVAALTARDADRLAEVIGRHLDASLTRVRDAI
- a CDS encoding ABC transporter substrate-binding protein, which translates into the protein MNNFSKARRRFLRGAVAIGATAPFVDMVRPSWAADDIKVGFNGDLSASPSAQSGRAAIVGIQAALDDLNAKGGVLGRKLTLVVRDDLSQPPKSIHNMSELIDNERVVAVFGPTNSGNALAWKHIPNRKKIPVVGCLASATDITKPTSPSADNYMFRVGSVDRFQVVALTTYARKNPTTKVIGFLTETTGYGQAGLKDLEEVAEAQGIRPAASGKFGVADTDMTSQLSKLRDAGVDTVLIWAQGTPTGQLLRSMDKIGYFPTILTSWAALNLSFVNTAGPVLAEKPIFLQTVSEDRTPHQQAFFDRMLPKLDNASSFAFAVHAYDAAQLVAIAIAQAGSTEGSGLREALENPKKPYEGIAKTYHPSFTRERHEALGPADQKWTCWRGGKLAAYTDAVVASLKPEDFKG
- a CDS encoding branched-chain amino acid ABC transporter permease; the protein is MTSTLLQALVSGLAIGGVYALIALSFSITFTTTNSLNFGQGEFVGIGAFLGVTVLYVIATTAGEAISFSSLPPSTSNGLTYPVAAVVVTLLFGVLGILLFVLAVRPFAGKTGMNWVMSTIGFGIILQSIGLAIWGPAPVNLPSPLGDDVIRIAGTGVRPQEILILVVALALMAGLDLLMHRTRVGKGMRAVAANPQAAALMGIDVSSMMIGAFALSAALAGLAGLLAAPIASASLFLGLGIALKAFSGAIVGGLDNPRGCILGGFMLGLLESGVALWNAQWREIVIFVLIILVLAVKPNGLFGAQSLDKV
- a CDS encoding ABC transporter permease subunit; the encoded protein is MKDIAFAVVIAICAALLVAFLTNDFYLRILFSIGIYFICASGMNVLLGYAGQKSLGQAGLFAAGAYSAALLTTAGGMNGWVALVLATLISALCGVLIAVPSLRVRGPSLAMVTLAFGVVIEKLVTEATEIFGGAMGIYDVQPPTIGGEALTMSQWVWFTIALGLITHLLLRNLLVGRFGRAFRSIQADEVAASAVGIPVVRYKVLAFVIAAATCGLAGALVAQQNAYINSDFVTFHLSIFILLLVLFGGSGSLGGPFLGAVILTLLSSLLARWTWIEHLVNGVLLLFALYAMPGGIAGMLSSLKDRLFAPAAGIRKAVPGPAGAASLPVRKNELAVGATVMTAENVCKSYGGIKPARDITFSLKAGHIHALIGPNGAGKSTMINMLSGIVRKDQGSIAFLGHDLSRRPTYRICELGIARTFQNLRLFKELTVLDNVLLGSHSRMKNGFFRSLFGLGGREEAAARARAFDILRFVDLADVAGMRAGSLAYGFQRRVELARALATEPVLLLLDEPAAGLNPQETAELGQLLLRIRDQGLTILLVEHHMDLVMRISDHVLVLDYGAKIAEGEPALVQADRRVVEAYLGADDNEIADLARPAERVPA